One window of Rubrivirga sp. SAORIC476 genomic DNA carries:
- a CDS encoding thioredoxin domain-containing protein, translating to MNRLADTHSPYLLGHADNPVDWWPWCDEAFAEARRRDVPVFLSIGYATCHWCHVMEHESFEDSVTAQALNEAFVPIKVDREERPDVDGIYMSAVIAATGGGGWPLTALLTPDTREPFWVGTYLPRESRGGRMGVRDLAASVSRHWRENADGVRRSAVELAGAVRSMADLAPGNALQDRDLDAVSNALARRFDPEFGGFGMAPKFPTPHHVLFLLRRAAQTRDGRLVSMALATLRAIRRGGIFDQVGGGLHRYSTDKMWVLPHFEKMLSDQAMYALACVEAHDATGAPDLREAAEATLDYVLRDLRNDRGGFFSAEDADSLDADGHREEGAFYTWTTADLADVLGPEDARLAADVWGTDPDGNFLDEATHKATGANVLHLLDPAIGSPSPLAATAARLGMTVEGLRIRLDSVRERLFEARSSRPRPLLDDKVLTDWNGLAIAAFASAARVFGRDDYARAATEAANFLLSEMRTGDGDLLHRWRDGQAGIPGLVDDYAFLVWGLIEVYHATFNPAHLGAALDLHSRMLAHFEAPGGGTYRSTADAPDLIVRQRALDDGAIPAGNSVAVLNGLRLARLTGRSDLEDAARRALDVPDVVREHPSGFTFLAMAAAFAEGPSQEIVIAGEPDAPDTLAMLDAARSVYAPHAVVVLRPPGVTSITDLVPFAAEQTMVEGRATAYVCENHACQAPTTDPEEAARLLAEAVG from the coding sequence ATGAATCGCCTCGCCGACACCCACAGCCCGTACCTCCTCGGCCACGCCGACAATCCGGTCGACTGGTGGCCGTGGTGCGACGAGGCCTTCGCCGAGGCGCGGCGCCGCGACGTGCCGGTGTTCCTCTCGATCGGCTACGCGACGTGCCACTGGTGCCACGTCATGGAGCACGAGTCGTTCGAGGACTCGGTCACGGCCCAGGCGCTCAACGAGGCGTTCGTGCCCATCAAGGTCGACCGTGAGGAGCGGCCCGACGTAGACGGCATCTACATGTCGGCCGTGATCGCGGCGACGGGCGGCGGCGGCTGGCCCCTGACGGCGCTGCTGACGCCCGATACGCGCGAGCCGTTCTGGGTAGGCACGTACCTCCCGCGCGAAAGCCGAGGCGGACGGATGGGCGTCCGCGACCTTGCCGCGAGCGTGTCCCGGCACTGGCGCGAGAACGCCGACGGCGTCCGACGGTCGGCCGTGGAGCTCGCCGGAGCCGTTCGGAGCATGGCGGACTTGGCGCCAGGCAACGCATTGCAGGACCGCGACCTCGACGCGGTGTCGAACGCCCTCGCGCGCCGCTTCGACCCCGAGTTCGGGGGCTTCGGGATGGCGCCCAAATTCCCGACGCCGCACCACGTTCTGTTCCTCCTGCGGCGGGCGGCGCAGACGCGCGACGGGCGGCTCGTTTCGATGGCGCTCGCCACGCTCCGCGCGATCCGGCGCGGCGGCATTTTCGACCAGGTCGGCGGTGGGCTGCACCGCTACTCGACCGACAAGATGTGGGTGCTCCCCCACTTCGAGAAGATGCTCTCGGACCAGGCGATGTACGCGCTGGCGTGCGTCGAGGCGCACGACGCGACCGGGGCGCCCGACCTTCGCGAGGCCGCCGAGGCGACGCTCGACTACGTCCTCCGCGACCTCCGCAACGACCGCGGAGGGTTCTTCTCGGCCGAGGACGCCGACTCACTCGATGCCGACGGCCATCGGGAAGAGGGCGCCTTCTACACCTGGACCACGGCCGACTTGGCCGACGTGCTCGGCCCCGAGGACGCCCGCCTCGCCGCCGATGTCTGGGGCACCGATCCCGACGGCAACTTCCTGGACGAGGCGACCCACAAGGCGACCGGCGCCAACGTGCTGCATCTGCTCGACCCGGCGATCGGGTCGCCGAGCCCGCTTGCCGCCACCGCCGCCCGCCTCGGTATGACCGTGGAGGGCCTCCGGATCCGTCTCGACTCGGTCCGCGAGCGGCTGTTCGAGGCGCGGTCGTCGCGTCCTCGCCCGCTCCTCGACGACAAGGTGCTGACCGACTGGAACGGTCTCGCCATCGCCGCCTTCGCCTCTGCCGCGCGCGTCTTCGGCCGGGACGACTACGCCCGCGCCGCCACCGAGGCGGCGAACTTCCTATTGTCCGAGATGCGGACCGGCGACGGCGACCTGCTCCACCGCTGGCGCGACGGACAGGCGGGCATCCCCGGTCTCGTGGACGACTACGCGTTTCTCGTCTGGGGCCTCATCGAGGTGTACCACGCGACGTTCAACCCGGCCCACCTCGGCGCCGCGCTCGACCTCCACAGCCGGATGCTGGCGCACTTCGAGGCGCCAGGCGGCGGCACCTACCGGAGCACCGCCGACGCCCCCGACCTGATCGTTCGCCAGCGAGCGCTGGATGACGGGGCGATCCCGGCGGGAAACAGCGTCGCCGTGCTCAACGGACTCCGCCTCGCGCGCCTCACCGGCCGCTCGGACCTGGAGGACGCCGCGCGTCGCGCCCTCGACGTGCCCGACGTGGTCCGCGAGCATCCCTCCGGCTTCACCTTCCTGGCGATGGCGGCGGCGTTCGCCGAAGGGCCGTCGCAGGAGATCGTCATCGCGGGCGAGCCCGATGCGCCGGATACCCTCGCGATGCTGGATGCGGCCCGGTCGGTGTACGCGCCGCACGCGGTCGTCGTGCTCCGGCCTCCAGGCGTGACCTCGATCACAGACCTCGTCCCGTTCGCCGCCGAGCAGACGATGGTGGAAGGGCGGGCGACCGCCTACGTATGCGAGAACCACGCCTGCCAGGCGCCGACGACCGATCCTGAGGAGGCCGCTCGTCTCCTCGCCGAGGCCGTCGGGTAA
- a CDS encoding formate/nitrite transporter family protein, translated as MLDSDRARQTLDRSESGAPASGHAVRDLFSTDEIFQRVVATADEEFVRSTRLLFFSGLAAGLSIGLSFVARAALSAEIGDASSLAGAALYPVGFLLIVLGRYQLFTENTLTPVTLVLTRIAAVPALLRLWGIVLLANVLGAALVAAVLARTGVFDADSAAMAREIAMHGLEVPTGALFWKGVFAGWLVASMVWLNHAARDTVTRFFIVFAIMFLVPAADLFHCIIGACETLYLVFQGLAGIGDAARFFGAVVVGNTVGGVLLVAILNYGQTRRTRFPDRDCDDLALTWREFLFGVGRGAPRRSEAGNAPLSRDEDQEGAETGSMLDQPVSA; from the coding sequence ATGCTCGACTCCGACCGCGCCCGTCAGACCCTCGACCGCTCCGAGAGCGGCGCCCCGGCGTCTGGCCACGCCGTCCGCGACCTGTTCTCGACCGACGAGATCTTCCAGCGCGTCGTCGCGACGGCCGACGAGGAGTTCGTCCGGTCGACGCGGCTGCTGTTCTTTTCGGGGCTGGCGGCCGGGCTGAGCATCGGGCTGTCGTTCGTGGCGCGAGCCGCGCTGTCGGCCGAGATCGGCGATGCGTCGTCGCTGGCGGGTGCGGCGCTCTACCCGGTCGGCTTTCTGCTCATCGTGCTCGGTCGCTACCAGCTGTTCACGGAGAACACCCTGACGCCGGTCACGCTCGTGCTGACCCGGATCGCAGCCGTTCCCGCGCTTCTCCGGCTCTGGGGCATCGTGCTGCTGGCCAACGTGCTCGGCGCGGCGCTCGTCGCCGCGGTGCTGGCGCGAACCGGCGTGTTCGACGCCGACTCAGCGGCGATGGCGCGCGAGATCGCGATGCATGGGCTGGAGGTGCCCACGGGCGCGCTGTTCTGGAAGGGCGTCTTCGCGGGCTGGCTCGTGGCTTCGATGGTGTGGCTCAACCACGCCGCCCGAGACACCGTCACACGGTTCTTTATCGTGTTCGCGATCATGTTCCTGGTGCCCGCGGCGGACCTCTTCCACTGCATCATTGGGGCATGCGAGACGCTCTATCTCGTCTTCCAGGGGCTCGCCGGGATCGGCGACGCGGCGCGGTTCTTCGGCGCCGTCGTCGTCGGCAACACGGTCGGCGGCGTGCTGCTGGTCGCCATCCTCAACTACGGCCAGACGCGCCGGACGCGGTTTCCCGACCGCGACTGCGACGACCTCGCGCTGACGTGGCGCGAGTTCCTGTTCGGCGTCGGCCGGGGCGCGCCCCGGCGCAGCGAGGCGGGCAACGCGCCGCTCTCGCGCGACGAGGACCAGGAAGGAGCGGAGACGGGCTCGATGCTCGATCAGCCCGTCTCCGCCTGA
- a CDS encoding DUF4097 family beta strand repeat-containing protein: MSRSGLRRALLVVLTVLLVTVGARALRSAASDHLVIERAEHGESVSVTIDVKPVSTQGTAAVSQDVLFDESFSVREGGRLALNLGSENVTVRTVSGTRARVTVEGRGRDAASEFERRRFSARTSGGDLTVRTNPPRQRWSGRRDASFQVTIEIPRRYSADLDLGSGNVEVGSLTGDLRVDVGSGNVTVEDVNGDEVVLDTGSGTVRARALRGDVRIDTGSGSVHVDRVEGSLLVDTGSGSVNVGTVDGRTNVDTGSGSVEMTLVSAASSEVSTGSGSVTMRLPRAAGFDVQMGGGSVRIDDALRFSGDRERDEARGRLNGGGPTLRVSTGSGAIRLIAG; this comes from the coding sequence ATGTCTCGTTCCGGACTCCGACGCGCGCTGCTCGTCGTCCTCACCGTCCTCCTGGTCACCGTCGGCGCCCGCGCGCTCCGGTCGGCTGCCTCAGACCACCTCGTGATCGAACGCGCCGAGCACGGCGAGAGCGTTTCGGTGACCATCGACGTGAAACCGGTCTCCACGCAGGGCACGGCCGCCGTGTCGCAGGACGTGCTGTTCGACGAGTCGTTCTCTGTCCGCGAGGGCGGACGGCTCGCCCTGAACCTCGGCAGCGAGAACGTCACCGTGCGGACCGTCTCAGGCACCCGCGCCCGCGTCACGGTCGAGGGCCGAGGCCGCGACGCGGCCTCCGAGTTCGAGCGCCGCCGCTTCTCCGCTCGCACCAGCGGCGGCGATCTGACCGTCCGCACGAACCCGCCGCGTCAGCGCTGGTCGGGCCGTCGCGACGCCTCCTTTCAGGTCACCATCGAGATTCCGCGGCGCTACTCTGCCGACCTCGACCTCGGCTCCGGCAACGTCGAGGTGGGCTCCCTGACCGGCGACCTCCGCGTGGACGTCGGCAGCGGCAACGTGACGGTCGAGGACGTGAACGGCGACGAGGTGGTGCTGGACACCGGCTCGGGCACGGTTCGCGCCCGCGCGCTCCGCGGCGACGTCCGCATCGACACGGGCTCGGGCAGCGTCCACGTGGACCGCGTCGAGGGCTCGCTGCTGGTCGACACCGGCTCGGGCAGTGTGAACGTGGGCACGGTGGACGGGCGCACGAACGTCGACACCGGCTCCGGCAGCGTCGAGATGACGCTCGTGTCAGCCGCGTCGTCAGAAGTCAGCACCGGCAGCGGGTCCGTCACGATGCGCCTGCCGCGCGCGGCGGGCTTTGACGTTCAGATGGGCGGCGGCTCGGTCCGCATCGACGACGCGCTCCGCTTCTCGGGCGACCGCGAGCGCGACGAGGCCCGCGGACGGCTCAACGGCGGCGGGCCGACGCTGCGCGTCAGCACGGGCAGCGGCGCCATCCGACTGATCGCCGGGTGA
- a CDS encoding DUF4382 domain-containing protein, producing the protein MRLFLFTGLLVGLGVALAACDTADGPATARLTVRLTDAPFPFDLAEAASVTITRIELLAAADDGDAANDTSDTEGVLDRIVLFDGEPFALNLLDLRDGVDTLLVERFAIPADGVYNRIRLFVGDDAEVRFVDGTTFPLKLPSAQQSGIKIALPAYEATDGDIDLLIDFDVERSFVTRGNPEGPNFQGFLFKPVLEVESFEVLADTTEAG; encoded by the coding sequence ATGCGACTCTTCCTCTTCACCGGCCTGCTGGTCGGCCTCGGTGTCGCGCTGGCTGCTTGCGACACGGCAGACGGCCCCGCCACCGCGCGCCTCACGGTCCGCCTGACCGACGCGCCGTTCCCCTTCGACCTCGCCGAGGCGGCCTCGGTCACCATCACCCGCATTGAGTTGCTGGCGGCCGCCGACGATGGCGATGCAGCGAACGACACCTCCGACACCGAGGGCGTGCTGGACCGCATCGTGCTGTTCGACGGGGAGCCGTTCGCCCTCAACCTGCTGGACCTGCGCGACGGGGTTGACACGCTCCTCGTCGAGCGCTTCGCGATCCCGGCCGACGGCGTCTACAACCGGATCCGGCTGTTCGTCGGAGACGACGCTGAGGTCCGCTTCGTCGACGGCACGACGTTCCCGCTGAAGCTGCCTAGCGCGCAGCAGTCGGGCATCAAGATCGCGCTCCCGGCCTACGAGGCCACCGACGGTGACATCGACCTGCTGATCGACTTCGACGTCGAGCGGTCGTTCGTGACGCGCGGCAACCCGGAGGGGCCCAACTTCCAGGGCTTCCTCTTCAAGCCCGTCCTCGAGGTCGAGTCGTTCGAGGTACTCGCCGACACGACCGAGGCGGGCTGA
- a CDS encoding peptidylprolyl isomerase, with product MAKTYNAAPEMQIDTDTTYRATISTPKGDILIDLFPEHAPKTVNNFVVLARDGFYDGLTFHRVIPNFMIQGGDPNGTGTGGPGYKFEDETAGNPLKHTTGALSMANAGPNTNGSQFFITHAPQPHLDGRHTVFGTVVEGQDVVDSVRQGDTMQVTITEA from the coding sequence ATGGCCAAGACCTACAACGCAGCCCCCGAGATGCAGATCGACACGGACACCACGTACCGTGCGACCATCTCGACCCCGAAGGGCGACATCCTCATCGACCTTTTCCCGGAGCACGCGCCCAAGACCGTCAACAACTTCGTCGTGCTCGCGCGCGACGGCTTCTACGACGGCCTCACGTTCCACCGCGTGATCCCCAACTTCATGATCCAGGGCGGCGACCCGAACGGCACCGGCACCGGCGGCCCGGGCTACAAGTTCGAGGACGAGACGGCGGGCAACCCGCTCAAGCACACCACTGGCGCCCTCTCGATGGCCAACGCAGGCCCGAACACGAACGGCTCGCAGTTCTTCATCACGCACGCCCCGCAGCCGCACCTCGACGGTCGTCACACGGTCTTCGGCACCGTCGTCGAGGGCCAGGACGTGGTCGACAGCGTCCGCCAGGGCGACACGATGCAGGTCACGATCACGGAGGCGTAG
- a CDS encoding glycogen synthase, whose translation MPVLHVSAECAPFAKVGGLADVVGALPGALARLGVASGVVMPFYGGPHGRLAQKAGAIESVHTGVVFFEGEWFPFEVFQSDALSSDGAEVPLYLVHEPEHFGDDGVYFRASDNTWFARGEVRYLVFQLMVLDWLRSENTPLDGDGLLHLHDHHAGLIPALLHTDPANSVLADLPTVLTVHSADHHGEIPWARWNSLGLDLPNWESLDHLGVVNSLKAGVETADRVTTVSPSYAIELTESPETSHGLDYAFQLAGDRLSGIVNGVDMDVWDPATDAFLPEHFSADDLGGKTALKQAVCASLGLDASRPLLTFVGRLTPEKGAEVLAPGIAQILHQTDAAVAILGSGYPEYEGALRDLAASAPEGRLSVTLAFDEALAHRLYGAGDVFLMPSKQEPCGLGQLYAMRYGTIPVVHAVGGLRDTVTAWDGAIGTGLRFDAYSADAFAEAVGRALALDADARAALQQNGMRADHSWAASAADYVTLYRELGLSTATKGSGV comes from the coding sequence ATGCCTGTTCTCCACGTCTCCGCCGAGTGTGCCCCGTTCGCCAAAGTCGGTGGGCTGGCTGATGTCGTCGGCGCGCTGCCCGGCGCGTTGGCCCGCCTCGGCGTCGCCTCGGGCGTGGTGATGCCGTTCTACGGTGGGCCGCACGGGCGGCTGGCGCAGAAGGCGGGCGCCATCGAGTCGGTCCACACCGGCGTCGTGTTCTTCGAGGGCGAGTGGTTTCCGTTCGAGGTCTTCCAGTCGGACGCGCTCTCGTCCGACGGCGCCGAGGTGCCGCTGTACCTCGTCCACGAGCCCGAGCACTTCGGCGACGACGGGGTCTACTTCCGGGCGTCCGACAACACCTGGTTCGCGCGTGGCGAGGTCCGCTACCTCGTCTTCCAGCTGATGGTGCTCGACTGGCTGCGCTCCGAGAACACGCCGCTGGACGGCGACGGGCTGCTGCACCTCCACGACCACCACGCGGGCCTCATCCCGGCGCTCCTCCACACGGACCCCGCCAACTCGGTCCTCGCCGACCTGCCGACGGTCCTGACGGTCCACAGTGCCGATCACCACGGCGAGATCCCCTGGGCGCGCTGGAACTCCCTCGGCCTGGACCTCCCCAACTGGGAGTCGCTCGACCACCTGGGCGTCGTCAACAGCCTGAAGGCGGGCGTCGAGACGGCGGACCGCGTGACGACGGTCAGTCCCAGCTACGCGATCGAGCTGACCGAGTCGCCCGAGACCTCGCACGGCCTCGACTACGCGTTTCAACTTGCGGGCGACCGCCTCTCGGGCATCGTCAACGGGGTCGACATGGACGTGTGGGACCCGGCGACGGACGCCTTCCTGCCCGAGCACTTCTCGGCGGACGACCTGGGCGGCAAGACGGCGCTGAAGCAGGCCGTCTGCGCGTCCCTCGGCCTCGACGCGTCCCGGCCGCTGCTCACGTTCGTCGGGCGGTTGACGCCGGAGAAGGGCGCCGAGGTGCTGGCGCCCGGCATCGCGCAGATCCTCCACCAGACCGACGCGGCGGTCGCGATCCTGGGCTCGGGGTACCCGGAGTACGAGGGTGCCCTGCGCGACCTCGCCGCGTCGGCGCCGGAGGGGCGGCTGTCAGTGACGCTGGCCTTCGATGAGGCGCTCGCCCACAGGCTCTACGGCGCGGGCGACGTCTTCCTGATGCCGTCGAAGCAGGAGCCGTGCGGACTGGGGCAGCTCTACGCGATGCGCTATGGCACGATTCCGGTCGTCCACGCGGTCGGGGGCCTGCGCGACACCGTGACCGCGTGGGACGGCGCGATCGGCACCGGCCTGCGCTTCGACGCCTACTCCGCCGATGCCTTCGCCGAGGCGGTCGGCCGGGCGTTGGCGCTCGACGCGGACGCCCGCGCGGCGCTCCAGCAGAACGGCATGCGGGCGGACCACTCCTGGGCGGCCTCGGCGGCCGACTACGTGACGCTGTATCGGGAGCTCGGCCTCAGCACCGCGACGAAGGGCTCCGGCGTTTGA
- a CDS encoding glucose-1-phosphate adenylyltransferase, translating to MRDTLAVILGGGAGTRLFPLTHHRSKPAVPLAGKYRLIDIPISNCVNSELMRMFVVTQYNSASLNRHVARAYRFDRFGHGFVTVLAAEQTPDSHEWFQGTADAVRQCLPHINPHPHRRVLILSGDQLYRMDFNTFAAHHRSTWADLTVATIPVTAEDASAFGILKTDADGVITEFHEKPTPEELPGLESPVSAKMKEQGRVYLASMGIYMFERDVLREVLLTDESQKDFGKEIIPAAIASRRVVSYPFDGYWSDIGTVRSFYEANIALAQPDPEFDLYDAEAPIYSNARMLPPAKIQNSHVRNSMIAEAAVITDATVEDSVVGLRSFISPGATLRRTVMLGADYHPWLDASRRPGLNPPPHPGIGPNSTVEGAIIDKNVQVGADCRITNADGVSEADGDGWYIRDGVIVLQKDAIIPDGTVI from the coding sequence ATGCGCGACACGCTGGCCGTCATTCTCGGCGGTGGTGCAGGCACCCGCCTGTTCCCCCTCACCCATCACCGCTCGAAGCCCGCCGTCCCCCTCGCGGGCAAGTACCGCCTGATCGACATCCCGATCTCGAACTGCGTCAACAGCGAGCTGATGCGCATGTTCGTCGTCACGCAGTACAACTCGGCCAGCCTCAACCGCCACGTCGCGCGGGCCTACCGCTTCGACCGCTTCGGGCACGGCTTCGTGACCGTGCTGGCCGCCGAGCAGACCCCGGACTCGCACGAGTGGTTTCAGGGCACCGCCGACGCGGTCCGCCAGTGCCTACCGCACATCAACCCGCACCCGCACCGGCGCGTGCTGATCCTCTCCGGCGACCAGCTCTACCGGATGGACTTCAACACGTTCGCGGCGCACCACCGCTCGACCTGGGCCGACCTCACGGTGGCCACGATCCCGGTGACGGCGGAGGACGCCTCGGCGTTCGGCATCCTCAAGACCGACGCGGACGGCGTGATCACGGAGTTCCACGAGAAGCCGACGCCGGAGGAACTGCCGGGCCTCGAAAGCCCCGTCTCGGCGAAGATGAAGGAGCAGGGACGCGTCTACCTCGCCTCGATGGGCATCTACATGTTCGAGCGCGACGTGCTCCGGGAGGTGCTCCTGACGGATGAGAGCCAGAAGGACTTCGGAAAAGAGATCATCCCGGCCGCCATCGCCTCGCGCCGCGTGGTGAGCTACCCCTTCGACGGGTACTGGTCGGACATCGGCACGGTGCGGTCGTTCTACGAGGCCAACATCGCGCTCGCGCAGCCGGACCCGGAGTTCGACCTCTACGACGCCGAGGCGCCGATCTACTCGAACGCGCGGATGCTGCCGCCGGCGAAGATCCAGAACTCGCACGTCCGCAACTCGATGATCGCCGAGGCGGCCGTCATCACGGACGCGACCGTGGAGGACTCGGTCGTCGGCCTGCGGTCGTTCATCTCGCCCGGCGCCACGCTCCGGCGGACGGTCATGCTGGGGGCGGACTACCACCCGTGGCTCGACGCGTCACGGCGGCCCGGCCTGAACCCGCCGCCCCATCCGGGCATCGGCCCGAACAGCACGGTCGAGGGCGCCATCATCGACAAGAACGTCCAAGTGGGCGCCGACTGCCGGATCACCAACGCCGACGGCGTCTCCGAGGCGGACGGGGACGGCTGGTACATCCGCGACGGGGTGATCGTGCTGCAGAAGGACGCCATCATCCCGGACGGGACGGTGATCTGA
- a CDS encoding AIPR family protein, whose amino-acid sequence MSEIHSARIKSKLKSDYSDLIDMDDTVGKPESEREKMFLTRAQGAAVVRQLSGATAEKVSSCVVDGYGDNGIDVVYYDIKSSICYVVQSKWVHKGSASPPKSDVLKFVNGVRDLVSAKYEKFNGKVRRAVKYIDMALKDTDVHFEIIIAYTGSEKISDEAEGCIDDLVDYLNDPLAVSRKRIYSQKEIYGIISKNNTDIDLDVNLLDWGTIGDPYRAYYGRVSADQIHKWYSEYGTRLFDSNIRNFKGDTDVNIDMQATLAEEPGKFWYFNNGITILCNSIEKRAIGAGSRGVGEFLCKGVSVVNGAQTVGSLSGAIASGFEKANSAEVIARFISLSECPSGFSKEVTTATNTQNKIERRDFASLDENQERLKSELHLDLGKTYAYKSGDPVPRKEDGCTLEEAVVGLSCHYSEVRYSTEVKQAIGRMWKDKSRPPYTNLFNDNTSAIMMWNVVRVMREVDLVLGLESSKVGAVNRMDHVAVHGNRFILHHVFKNLEDVQLGDRSFELSSYAERIRATTYYILESVSVLISGMGSVYLNNLFKNHKKLGAMSDDIPVNVDYAGGYTPRRLREPTLFD is encoded by the coding sequence ATGAGCGAGATACACTCTGCAAGAATCAAGTCAAAATTGAAATCGGACTATTCAGATCTGATAGACATGGATGACACCGTAGGTAAGCCTGAGTCGGAGAGAGAAAAAATGTTTCTCACAAGGGCGCAGGGTGCTGCGGTTGTGAGGCAGCTTTCGGGTGCTACAGCCGAGAAGGTTTCATCTTGTGTGGTCGATGGGTATGGCGACAATGGAATAGACGTTGTGTACTACGATATCAAATCAAGTATTTGCTACGTTGTCCAGTCGAAATGGGTCCATAAGGGTAGTGCCTCGCCTCCTAAGTCTGATGTGCTAAAATTTGTCAATGGGGTCAGGGACCTTGTTTCGGCTAAATACGAAAAGTTTAATGGCAAAGTTAGAAGAGCTGTGAAATATATTGACATGGCACTCAAGGACACCGATGTGCACTTTGAAATAATAATCGCATATACCGGTTCGGAGAAAATTTCAGATGAGGCAGAGGGGTGTATCGATGATCTGGTCGACTATCTAAATGACCCTCTCGCAGTGTCGAGAAAGAGGATATACAGTCAAAAAGAGATATATGGAATCATATCAAAGAATAATACCGATATAGACCTTGATGTCAACCTTTTGGACTGGGGAACAATAGGTGACCCATATAGGGCCTATTATGGAAGAGTTTCTGCGGACCAGATTCATAAATGGTATTCAGAATACGGAACCAGACTATTCGATAGTAACATAAGAAACTTTAAGGGTGATACAGATGTAAATATAGACATGCAGGCAACCTTGGCGGAGGAGCCGGGTAAATTTTGGTACTTCAACAACGGTATAACTATATTATGCAATTCTATAGAGAAGAGGGCGATTGGTGCTGGGAGTAGAGGCGTGGGTGAGTTTCTTTGTAAGGGCGTTTCGGTTGTAAACGGGGCACAGACTGTTGGTAGCCTGTCCGGGGCTATCGCGTCGGGATTTGAGAAGGCCAATAGTGCCGAGGTCATTGCTAGGTTTATTTCGTTATCCGAATGCCCCAGTGGTTTCTCTAAAGAGGTGACGACAGCCACTAATACCCAGAATAAAATCGAAAGGAGGGATTTTGCATCTTTGGACGAGAATCAGGAAAGGTTAAAAAGTGAGCTTCACTTAGACTTGGGAAAAACGTATGCATACAAATCCGGCGACCCTGTCCCGAGAAAGGAGGATGGCTGTACTCTCGAAGAGGCCGTTGTCGGCCTATCGTGCCATTACAGTGAAGTTAGATATTCTACAGAGGTAAAGCAGGCGATTGGGAGAATGTGGAAGGATAAATCTAGACCACCTTACACTAATTTGTTTAATGATAATACTAGTGCAATTATGATGTGGAATGTCGTTCGGGTGATGAGGGAAGTTGATCTCGTTCTGGGACTAGAGTCTTCAAAGGTAGGGGCTGTGAATAGGATGGATCATGTCGCGGTTCACGGCAATAGATTTATACTACACCATGTATTCAAGAACTTAGAGGACGTTCAATTGGGAGACAGGTCGTTCGAGCTCTCAAGCTATGCCGAGAGAATACGAGCTACCACCTACTATATATTAGAAAGTGTATCAGTATTGATTTCCGGGATGGGATCGGTATATCTCAACAATCTGTTTAAAAACCATAAAAAACTGGGCGCTATGTCCGATGATATACCAGTTAATGTGGATTATGCAGGGGGCTACACACCCCGGAGGCTTCGTGAGCCCACTTTGTTCGACTAG
- a CDS encoding putative quinol monooxygenase, producing MLLRTVRMTFDPARLGDFLNLFAEARPRIAAAPGCRHLELWQDARFPNVLTTFSQWDDADALEAYRRSELFTTTWAKTTPLFAAAPVAHSQRQVS from the coding sequence ATGCTCCTCCGCACCGTCCGCATGACGTTCGACCCCGCCCGCCTCGGCGACTTCCTCAATCTGTTCGCCGAGGCGCGCCCCCGCATCGCCGCCGCGCCGGGGTGCCGACACCTGGAACTGTGGCAGGACGCCCGGTTTCCGAACGTCCTCACCACGTTTAGCCAGTGGGACGACGCCGACGCGCTGGAGGCCTACCGCCGGTCGGAGTTGTTCACGACGACGTGGGCGAAGACGACGCCTCTGTTCGCTGCCGCGCCGGTCGCGCATAGCCAACGTCAAGTCAGCTAG